GCCGAGTGCGACGGCTGTGACAGATATCTGGAGCAGATCCGCACCACCGTCGCCGCCCTGGGTCACCTGCCCGAGGAGAGCCTGGCGGCAGACGTCCGCGACCGGCTGCTGTCGGCTTTCCGGGACTGGCCCGCCGACTGAGCACGACAGGCGGGCCGGCGGCGCCGGTGTGACCGGCCGGGAAGGATATATTTGAGCCTTGTCACTTTGGCCGGGCGGAGGTCGCACCGTGAGCGACACCGAGCCGGCCCGGCGCACCGTGAGCGACACCGAGCCGGCCCGGCGCACCGTGCGGACCGAGCCGCCGGAGCGTGATCCCCGCCCGGTGCGGCTCGCGCAGTGGTCTGCCGATCTGTTCCGGGACAGCGACGACGGCATCTTCGTGGCCGACGAGGACGGCGTCGTGCTGGAGGTCAACGACGCCTGGGCGCGGATCGTCGGATACGGGCGCGACGGTGCTCCCTACCGTCCACCGCATCCCTGGTGGCCGGAGTCCGGGGACAGCGCCGAGTCCCATGCCCAGCTGGACGCCGCCCTGGCCCGGTTACGCGGCGGGGGCAGCGGATCCTACGAGGTCCGGTTCCGGCACCGGACCGGCCGCCGGCTCTGGGTGTCGATCACCGCGACGTCGGTGCCCGATCCCGGGTCGGCGCGACAGCTGCTGGTCGGCACCGCCCGCGACGTCACCCAGGAGCGGGCCGTCCGGCGGCGGCAGCAGCTCGCCGTCACGTTGTCCCAGCGACTCAACGACGCGGCCGAGGCCGACGAGGTCCTCCGGCTGCTGACCCACGATCTGGCCGAGATGTTCGACGCCGAGGTCCGGCTCACCGTCCACGACGCCGAGCCGGCCACCGACCCGCGCACCGGCGACGGGACGGCGCCGCACGATGCGGTCCGGCCGGCGACGGCATCGACCGGCCCGGTGCCCGGCGTGCCGGCCAGCATCCGGGCCGGTCGCCGGGAGTGGCGGCTGTGGATCGCGTTCGCCGAGGCACGCCCGGTCACCGGCGAGGAGCACCTGGTGCTCGGTCTCGCCTCGACCGCCGCGGCCCAGGCCTTGCAGCGGCTGCACACCCGCGACGAGCAGCGGCGACTGACCGATCGGCTGCGGTCGGCGGCGGCCAGCGCCGCCGAACAGGCGCGGGCCTGGCAACGCGAGGCGGCCACCCAGACCGAGCAGACCCGCGCCGAACGCCGGTTCCGCTCGCTGGTGGAGGCGACCAACACGGTGGTCTGGTCCCGTGACCCGGACGGCATGATCAGCGAGCCGCAGGACTCCCTGGCGCGCTACACCGGTCAGCCGTGGCCGGCCCATCGGGGAGCCGGCTGGCTCGACATGGTTCATCCCGACGACCGCCCCGGGCTGGCGACGGCGTTGCCGACGGCCGCCGGGGCGGAGCCACCCGGCGAGGTCGGCTTCCGCCTCTGGCACGCCGGCAGCGGCACCTACCGGCACGTGCTCGGCCGGGCCGCCGCCATCCGGGACCAGCGGGGTGACCTGGTGGAGTGGCTGGGCACCATCACCGACGTCCACGCTCAGGTGGCGGCCGAGCAGGACGTCCGCCGGACCACCGCGATCATCGACGCCATCCTGCGGGAGGCGCCGGTCGGCATCGGGTGGGCCGACCTCGACCTGCGCCTGCGGCACATCAACCCGGCGCTGGCGCGGATCAACGGCCGGTCCGTCGCCGACCACCTCGGGCGGCGCCCGGCCGAGCTGTGGGAGGAGGCCGGCCCGCGGATCGAGGAGCTGATGCGGCGGGCGATCGAGCACGGGCCGGTGACCGGGGTGGAGTTCACCGCGCCCGAGCCGGGCACCGGGCTGGTACGACACCGGGTGGCGAGCTACTTCCCGATCCGCATCCCGGGCTCGGCGCAGGACGTCGGCGTCGGGTTCACCATCGTCGACGTCACCGAGCGGACCCGCCTGCTGCAGGCCCTCGGTGAGCAGCGCACCCGGTTCGAGCGGCTGGTGGACACCGACGTGCTCGCGGTCTTCGGCGGCATCGACGAGGCGATCACCGAGGCCAACGACGCGTTCCTGACCATGCTGGGACACACCCGGGACGACCTGAACCGGGGCCGGCTGCGCTGGCCGGACCTCACCCCGCCCGGCTGGGAGGACGCCGACCGCCGGTCCCTCGAGGAGCTGAGCGGCACCGGCCGGTCCCGCGCGTTCCCCAAGGAGTACCTGCACGCCGACGGGCACCGGGTGCCGGTGCTGATCGGCGTGGTGGCGCTCGACCAGGCGCCGCTGCGCTGGCTGGCGTACGCCGCCGACCTGACCGCCGAGCGCGCCGCGCAGGCGGAGTCCCGGCTCTTCCAGGCCCTGGTGGAACGCTCCGGTGACCTGATCGCGGTGGCCCGGCTGGACGGCTCGGTGCGCTACGTCAATCCCGCCGGGCTGCGGATGACCGGGCACACCGACGCCCCCGGGCGGCTCACCGATCTCATCGGGGAGCCGCTGGGGACCCGTGCCGCGGACCGGCCGTCGTCGGTGCAGCGCACGATCCGGGCGCTGCCCACCGGCCGGACCGGGGTCCCCGCCGAGGTGGACCTGCAGGCCTTCACCGTCGCCGGTGACACCGAGGCGACCCCGCACCTCGCGATCGTGGCCCGCGACGTCACCGATCGCCAGCGGACCCTGCGTCAGGCGGAGGCGCTGGCCCGGCTGGCCGGCGCGCTGAGCGCCGCCACCGACCGCACGGCGGTCACCGACGCGGTGGGCCGGCTGCTGCCGCCGGTCGTCGAGGCCGCCTCGGCCACCTGGGCGGCGGTCCCGGACCCGGCCACCGATGCCGGCGCGGGCACCGGTACGACCTTCACCGTGCCGGTGGTCCCGAACTCGGCGACCCCGGACGGGTCGGTGCTGCTTCGCTGGCACCGGCCGACCGAGATCGACGATCGGTTGCGCAGTGTGCTGCGGACCGTTGCCGACCTGATCGGCCAGGCACTGCAGCGCACCGACCTGATCGCGGCCGCCTCCGGCATGGCCACGCTGGCCGCGAGGCTCAGCGTCACCCGTACGCCGGACGAGACCATCGCCGTGGTGCTGGCGACGCTCCCGGCGGTGCTCGGCGTGGCCGAGGCGGACCTGCTGGTCCTGGAGCCGGCCGACCGGCTACGGCGGTACACCACCGGCGGCCCGCACGCCGCCGCGCCCACCAGCAGCGACCTGCCGCCGGACGACGCGCGGGCCACGGTGACGGCCCTGCGGTCCGGGCATCGGACGGTCCGGTACACCACCGGGCCGGAGATCGCCACGACGGTGGCGCTGCCGCTGCACGACTCGCAGGGCCGGACGGTCGCCGCGCTCGGCCTCGGCTGGCGGCACCGGCGGCACTTCGGCGCCGACGACCTGGCCCGGCTCGACACCGTGGCCGACCTGTGCGAGCAGACGCTGGAACGGACCAGGCTGGTCGCCGCGGAACACCAGTTGATCATGCGGCTGGCCACCCGCCTGCACCCGGCGTCCGCCAGCGTGCCCCCGGAGCTGGACATCGCCGTCCGATACCGGCCGGCCCTGTCCGGCCTCGGCCTGGGCGGTGACTGGTACGACCTGATCAGCCTGCCCGGCCGCCGCTTCGCCGTGGTGGTCGGCGACGTCGTGGGACACCACATCGACGCGGCCGCCGACATGGCCCAGCTGCGGACCGTGATCAACACTCTGATCCGGCTCGAGGTGCCGCTTGCCGACCTCTTCGCCCGGTTCACCGCCCTGGTCGGGCGCGACTTCTGGGGTACGGCAGTGGTGGCGGTCGTCGACCCGGAACGCGAACGCGCCGACGTCGTCCGGGCGGGACACCCGTACCCGATCCTGCTCGGCGCGGACCTCGCACCGGCGGCGGTGGCGACCACCCGGACCCCGCCGCTGGGCCTGGTGACGCGCCCGGTGCCGGTCACCTCGGTGCCGTTCGCGCCGGGCACC
This window of the Actinoplanes oblitus genome carries:
- a CDS encoding SpoIIE family protein phosphatase — translated: MSDTEPARRTVSDTEPARRTVRTEPPERDPRPVRLAQWSADLFRDSDDGIFVADEDGVVLEVNDAWARIVGYGRDGAPYRPPHPWWPESGDSAESHAQLDAALARLRGGGSGSYEVRFRHRTGRRLWVSITATSVPDPGSARQLLVGTARDVTQERAVRRRQQLAVTLSQRLNDAAEADEVLRLLTHDLAEMFDAEVRLTVHDAEPATDPRTGDGTAPHDAVRPATASTGPVPGVPASIRAGRREWRLWIAFAEARPVTGEEHLVLGLASTAAAQALQRLHTRDEQRRLTDRLRSAAASAAEQARAWQREAATQTEQTRAERRFRSLVEATNTVVWSRDPDGMISEPQDSLARYTGQPWPAHRGAGWLDMVHPDDRPGLATALPTAAGAEPPGEVGFRLWHAGSGTYRHVLGRAAAIRDQRGDLVEWLGTITDVHAQVAAEQDVRRTTAIIDAILREAPVGIGWADLDLRLRHINPALARINGRSVADHLGRRPAELWEEAGPRIEELMRRAIEHGPVTGVEFTAPEPGTGLVRHRVASYFPIRIPGSAQDVGVGFTIVDVTERTRLLQALGEQRTRFERLVDTDVLAVFGGIDEAITEANDAFLTMLGHTRDDLNRGRLRWPDLTPPGWEDADRRSLEELSGTGRSRAFPKEYLHADGHRVPVLIGVVALDQAPLRWLAYAADLTAERAAQAESRLFQALVERSGDLIAVARLDGSVRYVNPAGLRMTGHTDAPGRLTDLIGEPLGTRAADRPSSVQRTIRALPTGRTGVPAEVDLQAFTVAGDTEATPHLAIVARDVTDRQRTLRQAEALARLAGALSAATDRTAVTDAVGRLLPPVVEAASATWAAVPDPATDAGAGTGTTFTVPVVPNSATPDGSVLLRWHRPTEIDDRLRSVLRTVADLIGQALQRTDLIAAASGMATLAARLSVTRTPDETIAVVLATLPAVLGVAEADLLVLEPADRLRRYTTGGPHAAAPTSSDLPPDDARATVTALRSGHRTVRYTTGPEIATTVALPLHDSQGRTVAALGLGWRHRRHFGADDLARLDTVADLCEQTLERTRLVAAEHQLIMRLATRLHPASASVPPELDIAVRYRPALSGLGLGGDWYDLISLPGRRFAVVVGDVVGHHIDAAADMAQLRTVINTLIRLEVPLADLFARFTALVGRDFWGTAVVAVVDPERERADVVRAGHPYPILLGADLAPAAVATTRTPPLGLVTRPVPVTSVPFAPGTALLAYTDGLVERRDAGYDEEVRDLHATLAATSPDASAEGIAEAVLTASRPGEDDQALVVVRHRPRTGRGEADGVRTSFTAGMIGGLRHTTRAEAERAGLSPDRAEDFTIAVYELLTNAVRHGGGRGELRLRRTTTTLTCEVRDDGTTGGSVSPADTPPAPDSPGGRGLWLARRLADELHLHPIRSGGLMATLLMRLAPAPPDATPHDHQ
- a CDS encoding anti-sigma factor family protein; this translates as MNCDAFVELVTAYLDGVLEPAVEQRFVAHLAECDGCDRYLEQIRTTVAALGHLPEESLAADVRDRLLSAFRDWPAD